One region of Mangifera indica cultivar Alphonso chromosome 3, CATAS_Mindica_2.1, whole genome shotgun sequence genomic DNA includes:
- the LOC123210540 gene encoding E3 ubiquitin protein ligase DRIP2-like isoform X1, giving the protein MTTAANSQVLKVNREKLVACMTCPLCKKLFRDATTISECLHTFCKKCISEKITEEGLNSCPVCDINLGGAPLEKLRGDSNLRELRFKLFPSRRINSGAPEAVCSIPLPARRKERSLSSLVVNTPKVPAKPSLNGRRSKPGPKKHSALQESDLRIQEPVQDIEDHHESISSPEIISKIALHKRQEKISSAAETSNQRTPDKDTEENTETLDGKADLWKPLNFLVDAASKTKSNKSNSQTSVAKTEFADANDNKRLLKAKVKECGNATKGNDNENDAIPGPSSSGKPRKSQGRPKKAAASEVFNVSAQSVVDTNSKHDGRFGPIWFSLVASDDQEGDAPLPQISSCYLRVKDGSLPVSFIKKYLVKKLNLASEAEVEISLQGQPLLPTLQLHNLINWWVQTGSTSERIQTFVGGSAKDFVMVLSYGRKA; this is encoded by the exons TTTGCAAGAAGTGCATAAGTGAGAAGATAACAGAAGAGGGCCTGAATAGCTGTCCAGTTTGTGACATCAATCTGGgtggtgcaccattggagaaaCTCAG AGGAGACAGCAATTTGAGAGAGCTAAGGTTCAAACTCTTCCCTTCCAGAAGAATTAACTCTGGTGCCCCCGAAGCTGTGTGCTCAATCCCATTGCCagcaagaagaaaagagagatcTCTGTCTTCATTAGTGGTCAACACACCTAAAGTACCAGCCAAGCCTAGCCTTAATGGAAGAAGATCAAAGCCAGGTCCAAAAAAGCATTCTGCTTTACAAGAATCTGATCTTCGCATTCAGGAACCTGTTCAGGACATTGAAGATCACCATGAGAGTATAAGCTCACCAGAGATTATTAGCAAAATTGCACTACATAAAAGGCAGGAAAAG ATATCTTCTGCTGCTGAAACATCGAACCAGCGTACACCAGATAAAGATACAGAGGAGAATACtgaaactttggatgggaaagcTGATTTATGGAAACCCTTAAATTTCTTGGTGGATGCTGCAAGCAAAACAAAGTCTAACAAGTCTAATTCACAAACCAGTGTTGCCAAAACAGAATTTGCTGATGCCAATGATAATAAACGACTCCTTAAGGCCAAAGTAAAGGAATGTGGTAATGCAACAAAGGGCaatgataatgaaaatgatGCAATTCCTGGGCCATCATCTTCAGGGAAACCAAGAAAATCTCAAGGCCGACCAAAAAAAGCAGCTGCCTCTGAGGTGTTCAATGTTTCAGCACAATCTGTGGTGGACACAAACAGCAAACATGATGGAAGATTTGGCCCCATTTGGTTCTCCTTGGTTGCTTCTGATGACCA GGAAGGAGATGCACCCCTCCCTCAGATATCTTCATGCTACTTAAGGGTTAA GGATGGCAGTTTGCCTGTTTCTTTCATAAAAAAGTATCTGGTGAAAAAACTCAATCTAGCTAGTGAAGCCGAG GTGGAGATCTCATTGCAGGGTCAGCCATTGCTTCCTACGCTGCAGCTTCATAACTTAATAAATTGGTGGGTGCAGACAGGCTCAACATCTGAAAGAATACAGACCTTTGTTGGTGGCTCAGCTAAAGATTTTGTGATGGTTCTGTCATACGGCCGGAAAGCTTAA
- the LOC123210540 gene encoding E3 ubiquitin protein ligase DRIP2-like isoform X2 codes for MKARPLSSIFRPPWHHLQYMKMHIRGDSNLRELRFKLFPSRRINSGAPEAVCSIPLPARRKERSLSSLVVNTPKVPAKPSLNGRRSKPGPKKHSALQESDLRIQEPVQDIEDHHESISSPEIISKIALHKRQEKISSAAETSNQRTPDKDTEENTETLDGKADLWKPLNFLVDAASKTKSNKSNSQTSVAKTEFADANDNKRLLKAKVKECGNATKGNDNENDAIPGPSSSGKPRKSQGRPKKAAASEVFNVSAQSVVDTNSKHDGRFGPIWFSLVASDDQEGDAPLPQISSCYLRVKDGSLPVSFIKKYLVKKLNLASEAEVEISLQGQPLLPTLQLHNLINWWVQTGSTSERIQTFVGGSAKDFVMVLSYGRKA; via the exons ATGAAAGCTAGACCTCTGAGCTCCATTTTCAGGCCTCCTTGGCACCATTTACAGTATATGAAGATGCACATAAG AGGAGACAGCAATTTGAGAGAGCTAAGGTTCAAACTCTTCCCTTCCAGAAGAATTAACTCTGGTGCCCCCGAAGCTGTGTGCTCAATCCCATTGCCagcaagaagaaaagagagatcTCTGTCTTCATTAGTGGTCAACACACCTAAAGTACCAGCCAAGCCTAGCCTTAATGGAAGAAGATCAAAGCCAGGTCCAAAAAAGCATTCTGCTTTACAAGAATCTGATCTTCGCATTCAGGAACCTGTTCAGGACATTGAAGATCACCATGAGAGTATAAGCTCACCAGAGATTATTAGCAAAATTGCACTACATAAAAGGCAGGAAAAG ATATCTTCTGCTGCTGAAACATCGAACCAGCGTACACCAGATAAAGATACAGAGGAGAATACtgaaactttggatgggaaagcTGATTTATGGAAACCCTTAAATTTCTTGGTGGATGCTGCAAGCAAAACAAAGTCTAACAAGTCTAATTCACAAACCAGTGTTGCCAAAACAGAATTTGCTGATGCCAATGATAATAAACGACTCCTTAAGGCCAAAGTAAAGGAATGTGGTAATGCAACAAAGGGCaatgataatgaaaatgatGCAATTCCTGGGCCATCATCTTCAGGGAAACCAAGAAAATCTCAAGGCCGACCAAAAAAAGCAGCTGCCTCTGAGGTGTTCAATGTTTCAGCACAATCTGTGGTGGACACAAACAGCAAACATGATGGAAGATTTGGCCCCATTTGGTTCTCCTTGGTTGCTTCTGATGACCA GGAAGGAGATGCACCCCTCCCTCAGATATCTTCATGCTACTTAAGGGTTAA GGATGGCAGTTTGCCTGTTTCTTTCATAAAAAAGTATCTGGTGAAAAAACTCAATCTAGCTAGTGAAGCCGAG GTGGAGATCTCATTGCAGGGTCAGCCATTGCTTCCTACGCTGCAGCTTCATAACTTAATAAATTGGTGGGTGCAGACAGGCTCAACATCTGAAAGAATACAGACCTTTGTTGGTGGCTCAGCTAAAGATTTTGTGATGGTTCTGTCATACGGCCGGAAAGCTTAA